In one window of Nanoarchaeota archaeon DNA:
- a CDS encoding YvcK family protein — translation MSKKILCFGGGSAMTKAVLEPLKKYPLDISSVTSMTDDGGSTGQLRQDFGILPPGDIRRHILALSDAPEWKKKIWTFRFGHDVFACGHKGHNFANVFLAGLEVGLKDYKKVLDVAHEFMKVKGRALPATIERIQLCAELEDGVIIKGESEIAVPKKHNPLVKIKQVFLEPKAKAYPLAILAIKKADALIIGPGDLYSSSIPCFLPEGMREAVKKTKAKKILVCNLMTKHGETNGFSVLDFAKETEKYIGCALDFVIYNTEIPQKSRIAENRKTDPLVIEPVKIDGVIDSKKFIGKNVITEKGPILHDPEKLGKLIYLLMQ, via the coding sequence ATGTCAAAAAAGATTTTATGCTTTGGCGGCGGAAGCGCAATGACGAAGGCAGTCCTTGAACCGCTCAAAAAATACCCTCTTGATATTTCTTCAGTAACATCAATGACTGATGATGGCGGATCTACCGGCCAATTGAGGCAGGATTTCGGTATCCTCCCCCCTGGCGACATAAGGCGCCACATTCTGGCGCTTTCAGATGCGCCGGAATGGAAAAAGAAGATATGGACATTCAGGTTTGGGCACGATGTTTTTGCTTGCGGGCATAAAGGGCATAATTTTGCAAATGTGTTTCTTGCGGGCCTTGAGGTTGGTCTGAAAGACTATAAAAAGGTTCTTGATGTTGCCCATGAATTCATGAAAGTAAAAGGTCGCGCATTGCCCGCAACAATTGAGCGCATTCAGCTCTGTGCGGAGCTTGAGGATGGCGTGATAATCAAAGGAGAAAGCGAAATAGCTGTTCCTAAAAAACACAATCCGCTAGTTAAAATAAAGCAGGTGTTCCTTGAGCCGAAAGCAAAAGCGTATCCTTTGGCCATTTTAGCAATCAAGAAAGCAGATGCCTTGATAATCGGCCCGGGAGATTTATATTCATCGTCAATTCCGTGTTTTCTTCCTGAAGGGATGCGCGAGGCAGTCAAAAAAACAAAAGCAAAAAAAATTCTCGTATGCAACCTGATGACAAAACACGGGGAGACAAACGGCTTTTCAGTTTTAGATTTTGCAAAAGAAACCGAAAAATATATTGGATGCGCGCTTGATTTTGTAATATATAATACGGAAATTCCGCAGAAATCACGAATCGCGGAAAATAGAAAAACCGATCCGCTAGTTATCGAGCCGGTAAAAATCGATGGCGTAATTGACAGCAAGAAATTCATCGGCAAAAATGTCATTACTGAAAAGGGCCCAATATTGCATGACCCAGAAAAACTTGGAAAGCTAATATACTTATTAATGCAATAA
- a CDS encoding HAD family hydrolase has product MLKAILFDADNTLYKVVNERAHSVMFDYLTAQTHLDRKQLETSWRAQVKNVLQSNDAQNIEKRSREYSIESMLNHFGVADAKKRKKIVKGALDIFWKCIIEDLQFDANTAVIITELQKRYVLVIASDEYEKYLKLKLNRVFGNWKKYFKFLVACETAGLMKPSEKYIQIALAKLKIAPEEAVVVGDSMMRDIIPAKKLGVFAVHIAGEDSKNHECAADIEIKLLSELAEAIE; this is encoded by the coding sequence ATGCTCAAAGCCATATTATTTGATGCGGACAACACGCTTTACAAAGTTGTGAATGAGCGCGCCCACTCCGTTATGTTCGATTATCTTACTGCGCAAACGCATCTTGACCGAAAGCAGCTTGAAACTTCATGGCGCGCGCAGGTCAAAAACGTTCTTCAGTCAAATGACGCGCAAAATATAGAAAAGCGCAGCCGCGAATACAGCATCGAATCGATGCTGAATCATTTCGGCGTAGCTGATGCGAAAAAAAGGAAAAAAATCGTGAAAGGCGCGCTCGATATTTTTTGGAAATGCATTATTGAAGACCTTCAATTCGATGCAAATACAGCAGTCATAATTACGGAACTTCAAAAGAGATACGTGCTTGTCATCGCAAGCGATGAATATGAAAAATACCTGAAACTGAAGTTGAATCGCGTTTTCGGGAATTGGAAGAAATACTTCAAATTCCTTGTGGCGTGCGAGACTGCCGGATTAATGAAGCCGAGTGAGAAATACATTCAAATCGCGCTTGCCAAGCTTAAAATAGCGCCTGAAGAAGCTGTAGTTGTCGGGGATTCTATGATGCGCGACATAATTCCTGCAAAAAAGCTCGGGGTTTTTGCAGTGCATATTGCAGGAGAAGACAGTAAAAATCACGAATGCGCTGCGGATATCGAAATAAAATTGCTATCCGAGTTGGCAGAAGCTATTGAATAA